In a single window of the Vitis vinifera cultivar Pinot Noir 40024 chromosome 6, ASM3070453v1 genome:
- the LOC100255350 gene encoding BEL1-like homeodomain protein 9 yields the protein MEMRNFRPESHVAQQSRRDKLRVQHQSSTPAHHLEEFPNSLEQLSVHPELNPDLIQVRNVRNGNVLYDPIVLSSEMLNFSSNSHVFLGSKDAMVGQDSNAVSQDASFPNLSHPISSKAAGDPQNCDNWKGLGTQQSCDWIVNYANGTVASESNQNPMYVGEVLSASSMKVNNISASSLDLKPNYSGYQDVQSSITNPSSEISSQDSQKHYGEIHFNSPQLYRNTLQEVVTSAAVGTQGLEMASFAHQNIRDTGRDSWEDGGNELVLLPNFGNQSSALRLDSSVAWMTRPVEGCHQWSGGDLGVLANKSLGDLSTIASDSNAQGLSLSLSSHPSSKIQVAQFGERYESKDLRSGTAAFSCPQDLKVMSSGYLCSDSKPPVSGKGYGNSLHDIVGTSTYTHRSAGPLGPFTGYATILKSSKFLKPAQQVLDEFCKAASPKLVKTCEVTRRTSGDVSVSVPDAVNTSDTEVGAAKGGNSAVSSSTFYDSNEISEGGVKSSSCESYRPDYQQKKAKLLFMQEEVCRRYKQYHQQMQMVVSSFETVAGLSAATPYIALALKTVSRHFRFLKNAISDQLRHIRKALGEDLSSPSTGACTSAGDASSPRLKFMNQSFPKHKPGGANLGFLEPQQHVWRPQRGLPERAVAILRAWLFEHFLHPYPTDTDKHMLATQTGLSRNQVSNWFINARVRVWKPMVEEVHMLETKGLAERDQNSGKKDWKSIGEGVSQRDGNQPSNKPSVNAMSDEQLECRGMCPSAGTGDELGAEQWNQEKRSRVECQIPGSMDGSLMGFVPYQRSGVEIGGLGAVSLTLGLRHSVETAQQQQHQQQLQQQEDQLRRQFGGQMIHDFVG from the exons ATGGAGATGAGGAACTTTAGACCTGAATCGCATGTAGCACAGCAAAGCCGGCGTGATAAGCTTAGAGTTCAACATCAAAGTTCAACCCCAGCTCACCATTTGGAGGAGTTCCCTAACAGTTTGGAACAATTATCGGTCCATCCAGAACTAAACCCAGATCTTATTCAAGTTCGGAATGTTAGGAACGGCAATGTGCTTTATGATCCTATTGTGCTCTCCTCGGAAATGCTCAATTTTTCATCGAATTCTCATGTGTTTTTGGGTAGCAAGGATGCAATGGTGGGGCAAGATTCGAATGCAGTCTCTCAGGATGCTTCATTCCCCAATTTGTCTCACCCAATTTCATCTAAAGCAGCTGGTGACCCACAAAACTGTGACAATTGGAAAGGCCTTGGTACACAGCAAAGCTGTGATTGGATTGTGAATTATGCTAATGGAACGGTGGCTAGTGAAAGCAATCAAAACCCTATGTATGTCGGGGAAGTCTTGTCAGCCAGCTCTATGAAGGTAAACAACATTTCTGCATCTTCACTCGATTTGAAGCCTAATTACAGTGGATATCAGGATGTGCAGTCATCGATAACCAATCCATCCAGTGAAATTTCTAGTCAAGATAGCCAGAAGCATTATGGTGAAATCCATTTCAATTCTCCTCAACTCTACCGAAACACGCTCCAAGAGGTTGTTACTTCAGCTGCAGTTGGAACCCAGGGGCTAGAAATGGCATCCTTTGCGCATCAGAACATTAGGGACACTGGCCGTGATTCATGGGAAGATGGTGGGAATGAACTTGTTCTTCTTCCAAACTTTGGAAATCAGTCTAGTGCTCTCCGTCTTGATTCTTCTGTTGCTTGGATGACTAGGCCAGTAGAGGGTTGCCATCAGTGGAGTGGTGGTGATTTGGGTGTTCTTGCAAACAAGAGTCTTGGAGACTTGAGTACCATTGCAAGTGATTCTAACGCACAAGGTCTGTCACTTTCCCTTTCATCACATCCTTCATCCAAAATACAGGTAGCTCAGTTTGGGGAGAGATATGAGTCGAAGGATCTACGTTCTGGAACTGCAGCTTTCAGTTGCCCACAAGATTTGAAAGTTATGAGCTCTGGTTATTTATGTTCGGATTCAAAGCCACCTGTTAGTGGTAAAGGGTATGGAAATTCCCTTCACGACATAGTGGGGACTTCTACTTACACTCATAGGAGTGCTGGCCCTCTTGGGCCATTCACTGGGTATGCAACAATTTTAAAgagttcaaaatttttgaagCCAGCACAACAGGTCCTGGATGAATTTTGTAAAGCAGCAAGTCCCAAACTGGTGAAAACATGTGAGGTAACTCGGAGGACATCTGGAGATGTTAGTGTTTCAGTTCCTGATGCGGTTAACACATCTGACACTGAGGTTGGAGCTGCCAAGGGTGGCAATTCAGCTGTCTCGTCCTCCACATTTTATGATTCAAATGAAATTAGTGAAGGGGGAGTTAAGAGCAGCTCCTGTGAATCGTATAGGCCTGACTACCAACAAAAGAAGGCAAAGCTCTTGTTTATGCAGGAGGAG GTTTGCAGAAGGTACAAGCAATATCATCAACAGATGCAAATGGTGGTTTCATCCTTTGAAACTGTAGCAGGCCTCAGTGCTGCGACCCCCTACATTGCCCTGGCTCTGAAAACAGTCTCGAGGCACTTTCGGTTCCTGAAGAATGCCATATCAGACCAGCTTAGGCACATAAGGAAAGCCTTGGGGGAGGATTTGTCATCCCCCAGCACTGGTGCCTGCACTAGTGCAGGGGATGCAAGTTCACCAAGGTTAAAGTTCATGAACCAAAGCTTTCCGAAACACAAACCTGGTGGGGCTAACCTGGGTTTCCTTGAACCCCAACAACACGTCTGGAGGCCCCAACGAGGCCTACCAGAAAGGGCGGTGGCTATTCTTAGAGCTTGGCTGTTTGAGCATTTCCTTCACCC GTATCCAACGGACACAGATAAACATATGCTAGCCACTCAAACCGGTCTCTCTCGAAATCAG GTATCAAACTGGTTCATAAATGCCCGAGTTCGGGTATGGAAGCCCATGGTTGAAGAAGTACACATGCttgaaaccaaaggtttagcagAAAGGGATCAAAATTCAGGCAAAAAAGATTGGAAGTCCATTGGTGAAGGTGTCAGCCAACGGGATGGCAATCAACCTTCAAACAAGCCTAGTGTCAATGCAATGTCTGATGAGCAATTGGAATGCAGGGGGATGTGTCCCTCAGCAGGCACCGGAGATGAATTGGGTGCTGAGCAGTGGAATCAAGAGAAGCGATCAAGAGTGGAGTGCCAAATTCCTGGAAGCATGGACGGGTCATTGATGGGTTTTGTTCCGTACCAGCGGAGCGGTGTCGAGATTGGGGGACTTGGAGCAGTGTCACTTACATTGGGTCTCAGGCATAGTGTGGAAACTGCACAGCAACAGCAACATCAACAACAATTACAACAGCAGGAGGATCAACTTAGACGGCAATTTGGAGGTCAGATGATTCATGATTTTGTGGGTTGA
- the LOC104879578 gene encoding uncharacterized protein LOC104879578, protein MVLAPGAKSSENHNQVMASANSKPLPTLSLSCQKLERNSPKDASHGDSQSKNRNNLGTNTLENGMCYGKGEVSTKLKLTIRHGEKKLTAASEKGMGREGQDGEELGQRTWNLRSRTNAVGGRSGISNPKSNIPENAKKNEKPKKFSITLSREEIEEDFLKMTGSKPPRKPNKRPKNVQKVLDNLTPGLWLHEVNPSSYNCKGKGKGSKFPS, encoded by the exons ATGGTGCTTGCTCCCGGAGCCAAATCCAGTGAGAACCACAACCAAGTCATGGCTTCAGCCAACTCTAAACCGCTGCCAACCTTGTCGTTGTCGTGCCAGAAATTGGAGAGGAACAGCCCTAAGGATGCTAGTCATGGTGACTCTCAGTCGAAGAATAGGAATAATTTGGGAACTAATACTCTCGAAAATGGAATGTGTTACGGTAAGGGCGAGGTGTCGACCAAGTTGAAGCTAACGATCCGTCATGGTGAAAAGAAATTGACGGCGGCGTCGGAAAAAGGAATGGGAAGAGAAGGACAAGATGGAGAAGAATTAGGGCAGAGGACATGGAATCTGAGGTCAAGAACCAATGCGGTGGGGGGACGATCAGGAATATCAAATCCTAAGAGTAACATTccagaaaatgcaaagaaaaatgagaaaccGAAGAAGTTCTCGATCACACTTTCTCGGGAGGAGATTGAAGAGGACTTCCTTAAGATGACTGGTTCCAAACCCCCTCGAAAGCCAAACAAGAGACCAAAGAATGTGCAGAAGGTTTTAGAT AATCTAACTCCTGGATTGTGGTTGCATGAGGTTAATCCCAGTTCGTATAACTGCAAAGGCAAAGGCAAAG GTTCAAAGTTTCCCAGTTGA
- the LOC104879577 gene encoding uncharacterized protein LOC104879577 — MGGEGQDQKELGQRTWNLRPRTAVRKHFNAIRGQSGISNPICNILETTKKQEKPKKFLITLTWEEIEADFLAMTGSKPPRKPKRRPKNVQNVIDNLAPGLWLHEVNPSSYECKGSKSHN, encoded by the exons ATGGGAGGAGAAGGACAAGATCAAAAAGAATTAGGACAGAGGACATGGAATCTCAGGCCAAGAACAGCAGTGAGGAAGCATTTCAATGCAATTAGAGGGCAATCAGGAATATCAAATCCTATTTGTAACATTTTAGAAACTACAAAAAAGCAGGAGAAGCCGAAGAAGTTCTTGATCACGCTTACATGGGAGGAGATTGAAGCAGATTTCCTTGCAATGACCGGTTCCAAACCCCCTCGAAAGCCAAAGAGGAGACCCAAGAATGTGCAGAATGTAATAGAT AATCTGGCTCCAGGCTTATGGTTGCATGAGGTTAATCCCAGTTCATATGAGTGCAAAG GTTCAAAGTCTCATAACTGA
- the LOC100263849 gene encoding kiwellin-like: MANLALLLASLCLLSNIFSLPFLAFAISSCGGPCQTLNDCEGQLICVSGKCNDDPDVGTHICQTPSPSPPSGSNCQASGTLTCGGISYPTYRCSPRVTSSTPAKLTNNDFSEGGDGGGASECDEQYHSNSERIVALSTGWYNGGSRCGKMIRITAQNGRSVVAKVVDECDSMRGCDQEHAYQPPCKNNIVDGSDAVWSALGLDKDIGVVDVTWTMA; this comes from the coding sequence ATGGCAAATTTAGCACTGTTGCTAGCATCTCTGTGTCTTCTCTCCAACATTTTCTCCCTCCCATTCCTTGCATTTGCTATATCCTCCTGTGGTGGCCCATGTCAAACCCTTAACGACTGTGAGGGTCAGCTCATATGCGTCAGTGGTAAATGTAATGATGATCCAGACGTCGGGACTCACATTTGTCAAACCCCATCACCATCCCCTCCAAGCGGCTCTAACTGTCAAGCCTCCGGCACTCTTACGTGCGGGGGAATATCCTATCCCACCTACAGATGCTCCCCTCGGGTTACATCCTCCACACCTGCCAAACTCACAAACAATGACTTTAGCGAAGGCGGGGACGGTGGAGGCGCGTCGGAGTGTGATGAGCAGTACCATAGCAACTCGGAGCGTATTGTCGCCCTGTCAACCGGGTGGTACAATGGCGGATCGCGATGTGGAAAGATGATCAGGATTACGGCACAAAATGGGAGGAGTGTGGTGGCCAAGGTGGTGGATGAGTGTGACTCCATGAGGGGGTGTGACCAAGAGCATGCATACCAGCCTCCTTGTAAGAATAACATAGTTGATGGATCTGATGCTGTGTGGAGTGCTCTGGGGCTGGATAAGGACATAGGTGTAGTGGATGTTACCTGGACCATGGCTTAG